Proteins co-encoded in one Flavivirga eckloniae genomic window:
- a CDS encoding sensor histidine kinase, translated as MNDLRYRWILYIIVFVILSTISVQVYWNYKNYLASKQQLINSVQASLDNAVETYFANLAETNTLALAFSSDVNREAHFSKSLLDSIINDIEIASNCTSNLDTLKIELDNDIDLLNVPKSDTLIEYVLKNISKKGKQTNRIVIKKTIDSTINISNINSFKKLTSKVLISMAHDSLQLHKIDSLLRKDFNRKNLKINYKLSYKNHMTHTEQFVKDAMSKASLVLSSKSTYLHDHSDLRIHFSNETKIILKRILTSILISTLLVLAVISCLFYLLKVIKHQKQLAEIKNDLISNITHEFKTPISTIGVALESIKNFNVIDDKDKTKTYLDISGNQLSKLNTMVEKLLETATLDSESLELQKETYNVTDILLSIVEKHKMKTDTKTITYHPLSKPIMAHLDVFHFENAINNILDNAIKYGGDAIYVDATQNPSEFTVSISDSGSSLTKAIKDKIFEKFYRIPKGNTHDVKGFGIGLYYTKKIIEKHGGTIQLDLDKNLTTFKITLPNE; from the coding sequence ATGAACGACTTAAGATATAGATGGATTTTATATATCATAGTTTTTGTAATACTAAGTACGATAAGTGTTCAGGTATATTGGAACTATAAAAACTATCTTGCCAGTAAGCAGCAATTAATTAATAGCGTACAGGCCAGTTTAGATAATGCCGTAGAGACTTATTTTGCCAATCTTGCAGAAACGAATACATTGGCATTAGCTTTTAGCAGTGATGTTAACAGGGAGGCTCACTTTAGCAAATCATTATTAGACAGCATTATAAACGATATTGAAATAGCTTCGAACTGTACTTCTAATTTAGACACTCTTAAAATTGAACTGGATAATGACATTGATTTGTTAAACGTCCCGAAATCTGATACTTTGATTGAATATGTTTTAAAAAACATATCAAAAAAGGGGAAGCAAACGAATAGAATAGTGATAAAAAAAACTATTGATTCGACTATTAATATTTCTAACATAAATAGCTTTAAGAAGCTTACTTCTAAAGTTTTAATTTCTATGGCTCATGATTCTTTGCAATTACATAAAATAGATAGTTTATTACGTAAGGACTTTAATAGAAAAAACCTGAAAATTAATTATAAATTATCTTATAAAAACCACATGACTCATACCGAGCAATTTGTTAAAGATGCTATGAGCAAAGCCTCTTTAGTACTATCGTCTAAATCTACATATTTGCACGATCATAGTGATTTAAGAATTCATTTTTCCAATGAAACCAAAATTATTTTAAAACGAATTTTAACCAGTATTCTTATTTCCACACTACTTGTTTTAGCTGTTATAAGCTGTTTATTTTATCTTTTAAAGGTTATTAAACATCAAAAGCAATTGGCTGAAATAAAAAACGATTTAATAAGCAATATTACACACGAGTTTAAAACACCTATTTCTACTATTGGGGTGGCTTTAGAAAGTATTAAAAACTTCAATGTTATTGACGATAAGGACAAAACCAAAACATATCTGGATATATCTGGAAATCAATTATCCAAACTCAATACCATGGTTGAAAAATTACTTGAAACTGCAACTTTAGATAGTGAAAGTTTGGAATTACAAAAGGAAACATATAATGTAACAGACATATTACTTTCTATTGTTGAAAAGCATAAAATGAAAACCGATACAAAAACGATAACTTACCATCCTTTATCTAAACCAATAATGGCTCATTTGGATGTGTTTCATTTTGAAAATGCTATCAATAATATTTTAGATAATGCTATTAAATATGGTGGTGATGCCATTTATGTTGATGCCACTCAAAACCCGTCTGAGTTTACAGTTTCCATTTCCGATTCTGGAAGCTCCTTAACAAAGGCAATCAAAGACAAAATTTTCGAGAAGTTTTACCGCATTCCCAAAGGAAACACTCACGATGTAAAGGGCTTTGGAATTGGATTATATTATACTAAAAAAATTATAGAAAAACATGGGGGTACGATTCAATTGGATTTGGACAAGAACCTTACAACCTTTAAAATAACGCTTCCTAATGAATAA
- a CDS encoding response regulator transcription factor: MNKLTTILLAEDEPALGQIIKESLETRQFKVLLCNNGEMAFEVYKNSNPELLVLDVMMPKKDGFTLAKDIRATDDSIPIIFLTAKSQTQDVVEGFSIGGNDYLKKPFSMEELIVRINNLLNRVRLQKTSEVLQIGNYTFNFTKQILQFKDQEAIQLTHREAHLLFHLIKNKNQVLDRSLILNKLWGSDDFFNARSMDVFITKLRKKLNLDDTIQIINVRGFGYKLIC; this comes from the coding sequence ATGAATAAGCTTACAACCATACTTTTGGCGGAAGATGAGCCCGCTTTAGGACAAATTATAAAAGAAAGTTTAGAAACACGACAATTCAAGGTTTTGTTATGCAACAATGGTGAAATGGCTTTTGAGGTTTATAAAAATTCGAATCCGGAATTATTGGTTCTAGATGTGATGATGCCAAAAAAAGATGGTTTTACTTTAGCTAAAGACATTAGGGCGACAGACGATAGTATTCCTATAATCTTTTTAACTGCCAAATCGCAAACGCAAGATGTTGTTGAAGGTTTTTCTATAGGTGGAAACGACTATTTAAAGAAGCCTTTTAGTATGGAAGAATTAATTGTTAGAATTAACAATTTACTTAATAGAGTTAGGCTTCAAAAAACATCAGAAGTACTACAAATTGGAAATTATACATTCAATTTCACTAAACAAATCCTGCAGTTTAAAGATCAAGAGGCCATTCAGCTAACCCATCGCGAGGCACACTTGTTGTTTCATTTAATTAAAAACAAAAACCAGGTTTTAGATCGTTCTTTAATTTTAAATAAACTTTGGGGAAGTGACGATTTTTTTAATGCCCGAAGTATGGATGTGTTTATTACCAAGCTTAGAAAAAAATTAAACCTAGACGATACAATACAGATTATAAATGTTCGCGGGTTTGGCTACAAATTAATTTGTTAA
- a CDS encoding GLPGLI family protein → MQTHLLKLTITTFLLLITPRLFAQKDFQGKAYYQTKTALDMSRFNGRQISEDQKKRIVTRMKSMFEKTYTLTFNQTESIYKEEEKLEAPGTGGGRWRAMMSSFTAGDLYKNVKEQLLLQDQEFFGKQFLIKDSLLQLKWILGSETKQIGTYTCFKATATKVNPDFDFNSFRRPPDREKGTEEEPEKTEKRSEENEEHRTVEVEVWYTPQIPINQGPGEYWGLPGLILEVNTGRTTILCSKIVMNPDAKDKIVAPSKGKEVTREAYNKIVKKKTEEMRENFRRGGGPPGGRRRR, encoded by the coding sequence ATGCAAACCCATTTACTAAAATTAACAATTACTACTTTTTTACTTTTAATAACCCCTAGGCTATTTGCTCAAAAAGACTTTCAAGGAAAAGCATATTATCAAACTAAGACAGCTTTAGATATGAGTAGGTTTAACGGGCGACAAATAAGCGAAGACCAAAAAAAGCGTATAGTTACTCGTATGAAAAGCATGTTTGAAAAAACATATACTTTAACGTTTAACCAAACAGAGTCTATCTATAAAGAAGAAGAAAAACTGGAAGCTCCAGGAACGGGAGGCGGACGGTGGAGAGCTATGATGAGCAGTTTTACCGCTGGGGATTTATACAAAAATGTGAAAGAACAGTTGCTATTGCAAGATCAGGAGTTTTTTGGAAAGCAATTTTTAATTAAAGATTCCTTGCTACAATTAAAATGGATACTAGGCAGCGAAACGAAACAAATAGGGACATACACTTGTTTTAAGGCAACGGCAACTAAGGTTAATCCCGATTTCGATTTTAATAGTTTTAGAAGACCACCGGATAGAGAGAAGGGTACAGAGGAAGAACCAGAAAAAACGGAAAAACGCTCTGAAGAAAATGAAGAACATCGTACAGTTGAAGTGGAGGTATGGTATACGCCTCAAATTCCAATAAATCAAGGACCGGGAGAATATTGGGGGCTCCCCGGTTTAATTTTAGAAGTTAATACCGGCAGAACGACCATTTTGTGCTCCAAGATTGTTATGAATCCTGATGCGAAAGATAAGATTGTTGCACCATCAAAAGGAAAAGAAGTAACAAGAGAAGCTTATAACAAAATTGTAAAAAAGAAAACAGAAGAAATGCGGGAAAACTTTAGGCGAGGTGGCGGTCCTCCGGGAGGACGAAGAAGACGATAG
- a CDS encoding deoxynucleoside kinase — translation MHIAIAGNIGAGKTTLSKLLAKHYKWEVQLEDVVDNPYLDDFYNQMERWSFNLQVYFLNSRFRQVLQIRQSGKDIIQDRTIYEDAHIFAPNLHAMGLMTNRDYENYKSLFELMESLVKGPDVLIYLRSSIPNLVSQIHKRGRDYENTISIDYLSRLNERYEAWIHGYDKGKLLIIDVDNLNFVDNPEDLGSVINTIDAEINGLF, via the coding sequence ATGCATATTGCTATTGCTGGAAACATAGGCGCAGGAAAAACCACTCTCTCAAAACTATTAGCAAAACATTATAAATGGGAAGTTCAACTGGAAGATGTTGTAGACAATCCTTATTTAGATGATTTTTATAACCAAATGGAACGTTGGAGTTTCAATTTGCAAGTATACTTTTTAAATAGTAGGTTTCGTCAGGTATTACAAATTCGTCAAAGTGGAAAAGACATCATTCAAGATAGAACCATATATGAAGATGCTCATATTTTCGCACCAAATCTACACGCTATGGGCTTAATGACGAATCGCGATTATGAAAACTACAAATCGCTTTTCGAGTTAATGGAATCTTTAGTTAAAGGGCCTGATGTATTGATTTATTTACGAAGTTCTATTCCTAATTTAGTATCGCAAATACACAAACGTGGTCGTGATTACGAAAACACAATTAGTATTGATTACTTAAGTCGATTAAATGAGCGTTATGAAGCCTGGATTCATGGTTACGATAAGGGAAAGCTTTTAATTATAGATGTAGATAACCTCAACTTTGTAGATAACCCTGAAGATTTAGGAAGTGTTATAAATACTATTGATGCCGAAATTAACGGGTTGTTCTAA
- a CDS encoding protein-disulfide reductase DsbD domain-containing protein, with the protein MKKIALITFVLFGFLLNAQIHDPVTWKTSVNKISDTEYELTATATIEEGWHLYSQSVPEDGPRPTVFTFESSPNFLKKGNTKEGKGHEVNDPIFEMLIKYFDTKAAFKQRIKLKTDNKTFEIKGTVEFMVCNDTMCLPPKEVDLVFNIN; encoded by the coding sequence ATGAAAAAAATAGCGCTAATTACTTTTGTCCTTTTTGGCTTTTTATTGAATGCACAAATTCATGATCCGGTAACATGGAAAACTTCCGTAAACAAAATATCTGATACTGAATATGAGTTAACAGCGACTGCTACTATAGAAGAAGGCTGGCATTTATATTCACAGTCTGTTCCTGAGGATGGACCAAGACCCACTGTTTTTACTTTTGAATCTAGCCCCAATTTTTTAAAAAAAGGAAATACCAAAGAAGGGAAAGGACATGAGGTAAATGATCCCATTTTTGAAATGCTTATAAAATATTTTGATACAAAAGCAGCGTTTAAACAACGTATAAAGCTAAAAACTGATAATAAAACCTTTGAAATTAAAGGGACTGTTGAATTTATGGTTTGTAATGATACCATGTGCCTACCGCCCAAAGAAGTCGATTTAGTATTTAATATTAACTAA
- a CDS encoding OmpA/MotB family protein, with the protein MKNTIVISLFFVILLCSCVSKKKYAELESKQRETRDLLNSATVKINTCLEDKSRANTKIQSLEGQVNNLNNTNAALINSVGSLATLSKKESEILEKSLESIKEKDLRIRKMQDALNKKDSVTLALVTSLKGALHNMDDTDIQINVEKGVVFVSISDKLLFKSGSYYVSKKAQEVLGKVAKVVNSKPNLEFMVEGHTDNVPYSNNILLDNWDLSVKRATAVVRLLHKKYQVNPKRMTAAGRSHFFPLTNNNSKENRAKNRRTRIVVLPKLDQFYDMIESNLK; encoded by the coding sequence ATGAAAAACACAATCGTAATAAGTTTATTCTTTGTCATTTTGCTTTGTTCCTGTGTATCAAAGAAGAAGTATGCAGAACTCGAATCAAAACAAAGAGAAACCCGAGATTTACTTAACAGCGCTACCGTTAAAATAAACACTTGCCTAGAAGATAAGTCAAGAGCCAATACCAAAATACAAAGTCTTGAAGGTCAAGTTAACAATTTAAACAACACAAACGCTGCATTAATAAATAGTGTAGGAAGCCTGGCAACACTATCTAAAAAAGAATCCGAAATCTTAGAAAAATCTTTAGAAAGCATCAAAGAAAAAGACTTACGAATAAGAAAGATGCAAGATGCTCTAAACAAAAAAGACTCTGTTACACTGGCCTTAGTAACAAGTTTAAAAGGGGCATTGCATAATATGGACGATACAGACATTCAAATAAATGTTGAGAAAGGCGTCGTTTTTGTATCCATTTCAGACAAACTTCTATTTAAAAGTGGTAGCTACTATGTTTCCAAAAAAGCTCAGGAAGTATTAGGTAAAGTCGCCAAAGTTGTAAACAGCAAACCTAATTTAGAATTTATGGTTGAAGGGCATACCGACAACGTTCCTTATAGCAATAATATCTTATTGGATAACTGGGACTTAAGCGTAAAACGAGCCACTGCCGTAGTAAGACTACTGCATAAAAAGTATCAGGTAAATCCAAAGCGTATGACAGCCGCCGGGAGAAGTCATTTCTTCCCACTTACCAATAACAATAGTAAAGAAAACAGAGCAAAAAACAGGCGAACCCGAATCGTTGTATTACCAAAATTGGATCAGTTTTACGACATGATAGAATCAAATTTAAAATAA
- a CDS encoding TonB-dependent receptor, with protein sequence MKLKITLLLLLATSSLFAQIKLEGVVRDSIGKPLELANVVAVNQETKALDSYGITNSDGRYKLSLKKNTAYKIQVSYIGMKTGEVLVETKDEAITKNITLQYDNTLDEVELVYEMPVTIKGDTIVYNADSFNRGTERKLEDVLENLPGVEINDDGEVEVEGKVVSKVMVEGKDFFDGDSKLATKNIPSNAVDKVEVLKNYADVGQLSGVTNNQDNIALNIKLKEGKKNFWFGNITGGGGASDKNELYLFQPKLFYYSPEYSINVITDLNNLGEIAFTRRDYFNFTGGFRNPSRQSGTNINLGSNNLGFLTVQNNRAKDITTKFGAANFSWSPNKALDLSGFAIFSNNRTELQESREVQYTNPDLGVPDESTESNTMQRSDLGMLKLSAKYKPNTNNQLDYDILGRVSKESQDQGFFSSVIGDVDQLEKTSPYSINQNLNYYYTLNETNIFALEVQHLLQDEDPFYNAILEDKSNYDDTASNLGLDGAQLDYNIAQDKRVKSNQIDAKLDYWNVLSSKSDINFTLGTIMSSQQFNSNIFQFLNDGSRFNPTPTINDGIDTNDITYNFSDVYLGVHYRLKSGIFTFTPGFSAHAYSAKNTQFNNRVTDNFFRLLPDFNVRMQLKKSEQIILNYGMRTQFTDVSKFASGLVLNNYNALFSGNPHLESALSHNINLSYYSFNMFNYTNVFANINYNKSVDNIRNTSIFEPGSVIRVSSPFNSGFSDESLSVNGRFERTFGKIKANLRSNLNYSKYNQFVQNERSINESFSQTYRVGLRTNFRKAPNIDVRYRYSIQDNNQGANNTKFFTKTPSVEIDALILKSFTFRADYSYNNFSDASGTINSYEFLNASLSYRKNKDAKFEYEIKATNLFDTKSQNNSSASNVSVSATEYYIQPLFLSFRLRYEL encoded by the coding sequence ATGAAACTTAAAATAACCCTGTTGCTCTTGTTAGCAACAAGTTCGCTTTTTGCACAAATCAAGCTGGAAGGTGTTGTAAGAGATAGTATTGGAAAGCCTTTGGAATTAGCTAATGTTGTTGCTGTTAATCAAGAAACAAAAGCTTTGGATTCTTATGGTATTACAAACAGTGACGGGCGGTATAAACTTAGTTTGAAAAAGAATACAGCATACAAAATTCAAGTGAGTTATATCGGTATGAAAACAGGAGAAGTGCTGGTAGAAACAAAAGACGAAGCTATTACCAAAAATATTACGTTGCAATATGATAATACTTTAGACGAAGTAGAATTGGTTTACGAAATGCCAGTTACAATAAAGGGTGATACTATTGTTTATAATGCAGATTCTTTTAACCGCGGAACAGAAAGAAAGCTGGAAGACGTACTTGAGAATTTACCAGGTGTAGAAATTAATGATGATGGCGAAGTAGAGGTAGAAGGCAAGGTCGTTTCTAAAGTTATGGTTGAGGGCAAAGATTTTTTCGATGGTGATTCAAAATTAGCAACAAAAAATATTCCGTCTAATGCCGTAGATAAGGTAGAAGTACTTAAGAATTATGCCGATGTTGGTCAGTTGAGTGGTGTAACGAATAATCAGGATAATATTGCTTTAAATATTAAACTAAAGGAAGGTAAAAAGAACTTTTGGTTTGGTAACATTACCGGAGGAGGGGGCGCTTCGGATAAAAATGAATTGTACTTGTTTCAACCCAAACTGTTTTATTATAGTCCGGAGTACAGCATTAATGTTATTACCGATTTAAACAATTTAGGCGAAATAGCCTTTACGCGACGTGACTATTTTAATTTTACAGGGGGTTTTAGAAACCCCAGTCGCCAAAGCGGAACCAATATTAATTTGGGGAGCAACAATCTTGGGTTTTTAACCGTACAGAATAATAGAGCAAAAGATATTACGACCAAGTTTGGTGCGGCAAATTTTAGTTGGTCACCCAATAAAGCTTTGGATTTAAGTGGCTTTGCAATTTTTTCAAACAACAGAACAGAATTACAAGAAAGCAGGGAAGTACAATACACAAACCCCGATCTTGGGGTTCCAGACGAGAGCACAGAAAGTAATACCATGCAACGTAGCGATTTAGGTATGTTAAAACTGTCAGCCAAGTATAAGCCAAACACCAACAACCAATTAGATTATGATATTTTGGGGCGGGTATCGAAAGAATCTCAAGATCAGGGGTTTTTCTCATCCGTTATTGGAGATGTCGACCAGTTAGAAAAAACAAGCCCCTATAGTATTAATCAGAACTTAAACTATTACTATACCTTAAACGAAACTAACATTTTTGCTCTGGAAGTTCAGCATCTATTACAAGATGAAGATCCTTTTTACAATGCCATTTTAGAAGATAAATCTAATTACGACGATACCGCAAGTAATTTGGGTTTAGATGGAGCACAGTTGGATTACAATATAGCACAAGATAAACGAGTTAAATCGAATCAAATAGATGCGAAACTGGATTATTGGAATGTCTTAAGTAGTAAAAGTGATATCAACTTTACTTTAGGAACCATAATGAGCAGTCAACAATTCAACTCTAATATTTTTCAGTTTTTAAACGATGGTTCCCGGTTTAATCCAACACCAACAATTAATGATGGCATAGATACAAACGATATTACGTACAATTTTAGCGATGTGTATTTGGGGGTGCATTACAGATTAAAATCGGGGATTTTTACATTCACACCAGGTTTTTCCGCTCATGCATACAGTGCAAAAAATACGCAGTTCAATAATCGGGTAACCGATAATTTTTTCAGGTTGCTACCCGACTTTAATGTGAGAATGCAACTAAAAAAGAGCGAACAAATCATTTTAAACTATGGTATGCGAACACAGTTTACAGATGTTTCGAAATTTGCATCTGGATTAGTGCTTAATAACTATAATGCATTGTTTTCTGGTAACCCGCACTTAGAAAGTGCTTTGTCGCATAATATTAACCTGTCCTATTATAGTTTCAATATGTTTAATTACACCAACGTGTTTGCCAATATTAATTATAATAAAAGCGTTGATAATATAAGAAATACATCCATATTTGAACCAGGAAGTGTTATCCGGGTTAGCTCACCATTCAATTCGGGTTTTTCAGATGAAAGCTTAAGTGTTAATGGAAGGTTTGAACGTACTTTTGGGAAGATAAAGGCAAACTTGAGAAGTAATTTAAACTATTCAAAATACAATCAGTTTGTACAAAATGAACGATCCATAAACGAAAGTTTTTCACAAACCTACCGAGTAGGGCTACGAACTAATTTTAGAAAAGCACCAAATATTGATGTTAGATATCGTTATAGCATCCAAGATAACAATCAAGGCGCCAATAATACCAAATTCTTTACAAAAACTCCTTCCGTAGAGATTGATGCGCTTATCCTAAAGTCTTTTACATTTAGAGCAGACTATTCCTATAATAATTTTAGTGATGCATCGGGTACTATAAACAGTTATGAGTTTTTAAATGCGTCGTTATCATACCGAAAAAATAAGGATGCTAAGTTTGAATATGAGATAAAAGCAACAAATCTATTCGATACAAAGTCTCAAAACAATAGCAGTGCAAGTAATGTATCTGTAAGTGCTACAGAATATTACATACAGCCACTGTTTTTATCGTTTAGGTTACGCTACGAGTTGTGA
- a CDS encoding outer membrane beta-barrel protein, whose protein sequence is MKKLIILSCIAVLFINNITSAQGRNLLTANWDINFPNSDLNDFLHNEDVSLAGLSFDYRYFVKENVSVGTYFAWDFFNGSSREISNLENADVSGLKLFYVNYFPFMLNAHYYLNESENIQPYLGGGMGAVRSLQRTEVGSVALENNNWHFGLYPEVGVLIPFSSDGGLSIGAKYNVAFETSDSFTYSYFSINIGITGIFDY, encoded by the coding sequence ATGAAAAAACTAATTATACTTTCCTGTATTGCCGTACTATTCATAAATAATATAACCAGTGCGCAAGGAAGAAATTTGCTTACCGCTAATTGGGATATTAATTTTCCAAATTCAGATCTAAACGACTTTCTTCATAATGAAGATGTCAGCCTTGCCGGATTAAGCTTTGATTACAGATACTTTGTTAAGGAAAATGTTTCTGTAGGTACCTATTTTGCGTGGGACTTTTTCAACGGATCTTCAAGAGAAATCAGTAACCTTGAAAATGCTGATGTTAGCGGGTTGAAACTCTTTTATGTAAATTATTTCCCTTTCATGCTTAATGCTCATTATTATTTAAACGAAAGTGAAAATATACAACCTTACCTTGGTGGTGGAATGGGGGCAGTTCGAAGCCTTCAAAGAACTGAGGTTGGTTCGGTGGCTTTAGAAAACAATAACTGGCATTTCGGTCTATACCCAGAAGTAGGAGTCTTAATTCCCTTTTCTTCGGATGGAGGACTATCCATAGGAGCTAAATACAATGTTGCTTTTGAAACCAGCGACAGTTTTACCTACTCATATTTTTCAATTAATATAGGTATCACTGGAATTTTTGATTACTAA
- a CDS encoding DUF4136 domain-containing protein, producing the protein MKILKPCIAILISSLFYACYDSNEDNLTVEDLDIVVTSYDEAFDFAKAKTFVLPDSIIKITDKDKKITGELNVSDEKIIKRVRENMQALGYVEEPDPENNPVDLVIAIQALEVENYIVTDPYFFWDYWGWYPWYPGYGYGPGYGWYYPYPMVVGSYQSGTLLVNIFDPEKVDESNKLIEMAWLGAVNGVLEGSASNIESRTLKGIDQAFEQSPYLTK; encoded by the coding sequence ATGAAAATTTTAAAACCATGTATCGCAATTTTAATATCAAGTCTGTTTTATGCCTGTTATGACAGCAATGAAGATAATCTTACCGTTGAGGATTTAGATATTGTAGTCACTTCATATGATGAAGCGTTTGATTTTGCCAAAGCAAAAACATTTGTATTACCAGACAGCATTATAAAAATAACCGATAAGGACAAAAAAATAACTGGTGAACTCAATGTTTCCGATGAAAAAATTATTAAGAGAGTGCGCGAAAACATGCAAGCACTTGGGTATGTTGAAGAACCTGATCCTGAAAATAACCCTGTAGATCTCGTCATTGCTATTCAAGCCTTAGAAGTTGAAAACTATATAGTAACCGATCCATATTTCTTCTGGGATTATTGGGGATGGTATCCTTGGTACCCAGGGTATGGATATGGCCCAGGATATGGGTGGTATTACCCATACCCGATGGTTGTTGGATCATATCAATCTGGGACATTACTCGTCAATATTTTTGATCCGGAAAAGGTCGACGAAAGCAATAAACTTATAGAAATGGCTTGGCTAGGAGCCGTTAATGGTGTTTTAGAAGGCAGTGCTTCCAATATAGAATCCAGAACGCTTAAAGGCATTGATCAAGCATTTGAACAGTCTCCTTATCTAACCAAGTAA
- a CDS encoding GLPGLI family protein: MKQLLVVLLVFLFSNSFVAQDFQGIATYKTKRKLDVKLDSTQMNSEMHERMIAMLKKQFEKTHILKFNKEASVYKEDEKLESPQAVAGGMQMIFVSTDGSDILYRNTKENRFTSQNEAFGKIFLIKDTLEKDNWVLGNETKNIGDYTCYKATKKRMVEVVESNISVNGDKDLEADEDEESKMEERTITAWYTPQIPVNSGPSRYYGLPGLILEVHDGQETIVCSKIVLNPKNKVTINEPTKGKVITQKKFEEVVQKRMEEERERYNPDRDHGDGERIEIRIGG; the protein is encoded by the coding sequence ATGAAACAGTTATTAGTTGTGTTATTAGTGTTTTTATTTTCTAACAGTTTTGTTGCCCAGGATTTTCAGGGAATTGCTACGTATAAAACAAAAAGAAAATTAGATGTTAAGCTCGATAGTACCCAAATGAATTCCGAAATGCACGAGCGTATGATTGCCATGTTAAAAAAGCAATTTGAAAAAACCCACATCTTAAAATTCAATAAGGAAGCCTCTGTATATAAAGAGGATGAGAAACTCGAATCGCCACAAGCAGTAGCAGGAGGAATGCAAATGATATTTGTGTCTACGGACGGTTCGGATATTTTGTATAGAAATACTAAGGAAAACCGATTTACATCCCAGAACGAAGCATTTGGAAAAATATTTCTAATTAAAGATACCCTTGAAAAAGACAATTGGGTATTAGGAAATGAAACGAAAAACATTGGCGATTATACATGTTATAAGGCTACTAAAAAACGTATGGTGGAAGTTGTAGAAAGTAACATTAGTGTTAATGGCGATAAGGATTTAGAAGCTGATGAGGACGAGGAGTCTAAAATGGAAGAAAGAACCATTACAGCATGGTATACACCGCAAATACCGGTAAATAGTGGTCCATCCAGATATTATGGGTTGCCGGGGCTAATTTTAGAAGTACATGATGGTCAGGAAACCATAGTATGCAGTAAGATTGTACTAAACCCTAAAAATAAAGTTACTATAAATGAGCCAACAAAAGGCAAAGTAATCACCCAGAAAAAGTTTGAAGAGGTTGTACAAAAGAGAATGGAGGAAGAAAGAGAACGTTACAACCCAGACAGGGATCATGGTGATGGTGAAAGAATAGAAATTAGAATCGGGGGTTAA